Part of the Pieris brassicae chromosome 5, ilPieBrab1.1, whole genome shotgun sequence genome is shown below.
CCACACGCAGCCGTCGCAGTCGCTCCTTTGGCAGTCGCCCACTCCGTGCTCGCCGCTCCCGCCGCCGTGTCTCACCAGTCCCGCGTTGATGTCCGCACCAGCCCCGCCGTCTACGCTCATGCCGCTCCCGTAGCCGTAGCTGCTCACGGTGCATACTCTGCACCTCTCCTCGGTCACTCCGCCTTGGGCTACGCCGGCCATGGACACTACTTGGCCAAGCGTTCTCTGGGACACATCGCCTACAGCGCCCCCATCGCTGTCCACGCCGTCCACGCTGCTCCCGCTGCCGTATCTCACCAGTCCCGTGTGGATGTTGTGTCCAGCCCAGCTTACGTATCACACGCCTACGCCGCCCCTGTGGTCGCCCATGCTGCCCCAGTCGCCATTGCCCCTGCTGCAGTCTCCCATCAGTCCCGCGTTGACGTGCGCACCAGCCCCGCTGTTGTGTCCACCGTTGTCGCTGCTCCCGTAGCGCATTCTGCTGTCTACGCCGCTCCCCTCGCGCATTCTGCCGTGTACGCTGCCCCATTAGCGCATGGTGCCGGACATTACGCTCATGCCTGGTAATTTAGCGAAAACTGACGAATTctctatactaatataaatatttataaaaaaaatataaaaataatgaaaataatatgtaatcttTTAATATCCTTTGTTACACCCTCCGCAAACATTATTGTAAAGATTAAAACATGCTTTAAAACACGTAttgcataataatattatataatattacacatGTCCAACacatgtgtaatatttttatctgtcaTAGCATTGCTTTACGAtgcgtaaatattttatggagAGCCTTTTATTCagagaatatttatataaataacagaagccaaataataatagttaaaatgtAGAATAACGATGACGAATATAGAAAGGACAAATGTAgtcagtaattttttttttatttaggttcactaataaatgttataataccatttgaaaattatcttagtagtaaaaatacaattaacatataataagacttgaaaaatcaaacttttaaataggttatatttttttaaaataaggttaataagatgaacctaataaaatatttgtaagacACAAGTAATTTTACGGAACTTGATAACTTACGGCAGAAAATGTCTGGCCTCggataaaagtaaaattaagacATGGACAGTTAATTCTTCATTGAAATAATcaagattaatttaattctttttataatCTGTGGTTTCGCAATGTAGTTGCGCGTTTGTAGTATGTTTACGTAgtttctttttctttcttttttatagttgttttttttagccctttttgtacaattattttagttcaCTGGTCGTGTGAAGAATCTAGAATAGTTTATATGCTGACGTAAATTTTAGGATAGGCTTAATCTATTTTATTGCGTTTTTTAAAAAGCCTTTGTcatacttatttgttttttaaattgaatgagaGAAACACGTCatagtacatttttaaagtttagaaTACacatcttcaataaataaagtaaagcCTTTACATAGTAAAATGATATGAAT
Proteins encoded:
- the LOC123709315 gene encoding cuticle protein 16.5-like is translated as MQSLVVLFALASVACGSYIPLAQPAYHPALVLDPHGRPLDTAEVIHARAAHLQAKALEPHAAVAVAPLAVAHSVLAAPAAVSHQSRVDVRTSPAVYAHAAPVAVAAHGAYSAPLLGHSALGYAGHGHYLAKRSLGHIAYSAPIAVHAVHAAPAAVSHQSRVDVVSSPAYVSHAYAAPVVAHAAPVAIAPAAVSHQSRVDVRTSPAVVSTVVAAPVAHSAVYAAPLAHSAVYAAPLAHGAGHYAHAW